A genome region from Akkermansiaceae bacterium includes the following:
- a CDS encoding murein L,D-transpeptidase has translation MKIFPLLILLPFLPLLVQCGDKAKSQKKEEAPKPMETELAEKKLESGSPVFIRAFKEERELELFIEDKATGKFVLFRTYPIAAASGTLGPKLAEGDRQVPEGFYFSGAKDMNPNSSFHLSFNVNYPNAYDRAHGRTGSFIMIHGSKVSIGCLAMTDEKIEEIYALCQAALDAGQPFFRIHIFPFRMTEERMAQAAGSPHLPFWKNLKTGYDLFEETRIPPEVSVNDKTYIFEQPESSTDH, from the coding sequence ATGAAGATTTTCCCTCTCCTCATCCTGCTTCCATTCCTCCCGCTCTTGGTGCAGTGCGGGGATAAGGCCAAAAGCCAGAAGAAGGAGGAGGCACCCAAGCCCATGGAAACCGAACTCGCGGAGAAAAAACTGGAATCCGGCTCGCCCGTCTTCATCCGCGCCTTCAAGGAGGAGCGGGAGCTGGAGCTTTTCATCGAGGACAAGGCAACCGGGAAATTCGTGCTGTTCCGCACCTATCCCATCGCCGCCGCCAGCGGCACCCTCGGCCCCAAGCTCGCCGAGGGCGACCGCCAGGTGCCGGAGGGCTTCTATTTCTCCGGCGCGAAGGACATGAACCCTAACAGCTCCTTCCACCTCTCCTTCAATGTGAATTACCCCAACGCCTACGACCGCGCCCACGGCCGCACCGGCTCCTTCATCATGATCCATGGCAGCAAGGTCTCCATCGGCTGCCTCGCCATGACCGATGAGAAGATCGAGGAGATCTACGCTCTCTGCCAGGCGGCCCTCGACGCCGGGCAGCCCTTCTTCCGCATCCACATTTTCCCCTTCCGCATGACGGAGGAGCGCATGGCGCAAGCAGCCGGCAGCCCCCACCTCCCCTTCTGGAAAAACCTAAAAACCGGCTACGACCTCTTCGAGGAAACCCGCATCCCCCCAGAGGTAAGCGTCAACGACAAAACTTACATTTTCGAGCAGCCCGAGTCTTCCACTGATCACTGA
- a CDS encoding phosphodiester glycosidase family protein, whose amino-acid sequence MIRPLLVWLALISALFAAPETVMRDGVRYFIWRAEPGKVRVLWKDDAGKQLGDLPTAKAYLEGKGEKPLMLMNGGIFEPGRIPSGLMVQDGKPLRPLNPRDGAGNFFMKPNGIFLISGKGARVLETSKYPPQGEKVSYAVQSGPLLSENGKVHPAFNKGSDSRLLRNGVGVAEDGTVVFAISDSKGEKWPNLYGFADLFLSLGCKDALFLDGDISQMRFGENLGKGSNQFGSVIAVVEEVKSAE is encoded by the coding sequence ATGATACGCCCGTTGCTTGTTTGGCTTGCCCTCATATCGGCGCTTTTCGCGGCACCTGAGACTGTGATGCGCGATGGCGTGCGGTATTTCATCTGGAGGGCGGAGCCGGGGAAGGTGCGGGTGCTCTGGAAGGATGACGCCGGGAAACAACTTGGCGATCTGCCGACGGCGAAGGCCTATTTGGAGGGGAAGGGCGAGAAGCCGCTGATGCTGATGAACGGCGGGATCTTCGAGCCGGGCCGCATCCCCAGCGGGCTGATGGTGCAGGATGGGAAGCCGCTGCGCCCGCTGAATCCGAGGGACGGCGCGGGGAATTTTTTCATGAAGCCGAACGGGATTTTCCTGATCTCCGGAAAAGGTGCGCGGGTCTTGGAGACCTCGAAATATCCGCCACAGGGGGAGAAGGTTTCCTACGCGGTGCAGTCCGGGCCCTTGCTTTCGGAAAATGGGAAGGTGCATCCGGCCTTCAACAAGGGATCGGACTCACGGCTGCTGCGCAACGGGGTGGGAGTTGCGGAAGATGGGACGGTGGTGTTCGCGATCTCGGATTCCAAGGGCGAGAAATGGCCGAACCTTTATGGCTTCGCGGATCTGTTCCTGAGCCTCGGCTGCAAGGACGCGCTGTTCCTGGATGGGGATATCAGCCAGATGAGGTTTGGGGAAAATCTTGGCAAGGGGAGCAATCAGTTTGGGTCTGTGATTGCGGTGGTGGAAGAAGTGAAAAGTGCCGAGTGA
- a CDS encoding metallophosphoesterase family protein has product MKLPLRIFSDLHLGHRASRIGDVESLRPLFRGAGTVLFNGDTWEELSPQWREHSGQLLARLRLILAEEACDAVFLPGNHDPGWDGVGFMELAGGRIIITHGDALLRDGAPWKREMLAGRSVVDALWASHPAAATDPAARHELARAISKSLPNLSHPQGRSLFARALDAAFPPQRAIAMLHAWITQGKLGALFCERYFPAAEMLVVGHFHCRGIRQSRGRTVINTGSFVVPGPAGWVEWDGIKICSGRIRERGVQGTLMEPAEFRRKFI; this is encoded by the coding sequence ATGAAACTCCCGCTACGGATATTTTCCGACCTGCACCTCGGGCACCGCGCATCGCGAATCGGCGATGTCGAGTCCCTCCGCCCGCTGTTCCGCGGCGCGGGCACGGTGCTTTTCAACGGCGACACCTGGGAAGAGCTTTCCCCCCAATGGCGCGAACATTCCGGACAGTTGCTCGCCCGGCTCCGGCTCATCCTGGCCGAAGAAGCTTGCGACGCCGTCTTCCTCCCGGGAAACCACGATCCCGGTTGGGACGGGGTCGGCTTCATGGAGCTCGCCGGCGGGAGAATCATCATCACCCATGGCGATGCCTTGCTCCGCGACGGAGCGCCATGGAAACGCGAGATGCTCGCCGGTCGCTCCGTGGTGGATGCGCTCTGGGCAAGCCATCCCGCCGCCGCCACCGATCCCGCCGCCCGCCACGAGCTTGCCCGGGCGATCTCCAAAAGCCTGCCCAATCTTTCCCACCCCCAGGGACGCAGCCTGTTCGCCCGCGCTCTCGATGCCGCATTCCCGCCGCAGCGCGCGATCGCGATGCTACACGCTTGGATCACCCAGGGAAAACTCGGCGCGCTTTTCTGCGAGCGCTATTTCCCCGCCGCGGAGATGCTCGTCGTCGGCCATTTCCACTGCCGCGGGATCCGGCAATCGCGGGGCCGGACTGTGATCAACACCGGCTCCTTCGTTGTCCCAGGCCCCGCCGGATGGGTGGAGTGGGATGGGATAAAAATATGTTCCGGACGCATCCGGGAACGCGGCGTGCAGGGAACCCTTATGGAACCTGCCGAATTCCGCCGAAAATTTATTTAG
- a CDS encoding NADH-quinone oxidoreductase subunit A, producing MPENYLPVLLQVLIALGFAVTTLALSVVFGRSARRNATKDTAYECGMIPIGEGAPRFSVKFYLVAMLFVIFDIEVVFMYPWAVQFRDLSAHHGATALTSMAGFAGILAIAYVYALKKGALNWKS from the coding sequence ATGCCAGAAAACTACCTCCCCGTGCTCCTGCAGGTGCTCATCGCCCTCGGCTTCGCGGTCACCACCCTAGCCCTCAGCGTCGTCTTCGGCCGCTCCGCGCGCCGCAACGCCACCAAGGACACCGCCTACGAGTGCGGCATGATCCCCATCGGCGAGGGCGCACCCCGCTTCTCCGTCAAGTTCTACCTCGTGGCCATGCTCTTCGTCATCTTCGACATCGAGGTGGTCTTCATGTATCCCTGGGCCGTGCAGTTCCGCGACCTTTCCGCGCATCACGGTGCCACCGCACTCACCAGCATGGCGGGCTTCGCAGGCATCCTCGCCATCGCCTACGTCTATGCCCTCAAAAAGGGCGCGCTCAACTGGAAGAGCTGA
- a CDS encoding Dabb family protein yields MIHHVIYLQLNDPSDHGALEQMVRAARTWLLKIPEVLSVKSGRNLDPESQWQFFYSYEVESMEKLGLVREDAFHLKFIQQFIKPHTNNQFGLVFELDPSRDLKYS; encoded by the coding sequence ATGATCCACCACGTCATCTACCTCCAGCTCAACGATCCCTCGGACCACGGGGCGCTGGAGCAAATGGTTAGGGCGGCGCGAACATGGTTGCTGAAAATCCCGGAGGTGCTATCCGTGAAGTCCGGCCGCAACCTCGATCCCGAGTCCCAGTGGCAGTTTTTCTACTCCTACGAGGTGGAGTCCATGGAAAAGCTCGGCCTGGTGAGGGAGGATGCATTCCACCTGAAGTTCATCCAGCAGTTCATCAAGCCGCACACCAACAACCAGTTCGGGTTGGTCTTCGAGCTCGATCCGTCCCGCGACCTGAAATATTCGTAG
- a CDS encoding flavodoxin domain-containing protein, translating into MVSPLQLPDDAPFTPEQRQWLGSYIAQLLAQASGAPQPPGPAVPVTVLFGSQTGTAEGLAKKLVKTLKKGNFEPNIQDMAAYDRDNLAKEKNLLVITSTYGDGEPPDSALGFHTWLMSEAAPSLAGVNFSVLSLGDSSYPDFCQCGIEFDTRLEALGANRILARVDVDVDPDEPYAVWSKAVIAILAPDAVAVASNGVAADETEEGGYSKKKPFPSPVLKNYNLNRPGAKQTNHVELSLEGSGLGYEVGDALGVFPENPESVVDEIIAALPFRAGDVPTSTGEEVPLREALIRHYDIGNINKSLIGKWQKRSGSPFLRALVEADDKAAYESFCWGRDLIDLVIDHPADFTDGEDFVSVLKKLQPRLYSIASSPKAHPGEVHLCVGIVRYNSHGRQRGGICSTYLSDRPQDSSKPGVFVHRNNAFRLPADGAVPVIMVGPGTGIAPFRAFLEERKAIGAKGRNWLFFGNPHKSSDFLYEDEMEAYAKDGTLSRMDLAWSRDQDTKVYVQDLMLKEGAEIWKWFQEGAAFYVCGDASRMAKDVDAALLTIAREHGELSDEDAAAFIAQLKKDKRYLRDVY; encoded by the coding sequence ATGGTCTCCCCGCTCCAGTTACCAGACGACGCACCCTTCACACCCGAGCAAAGGCAATGGCTCGGCTCATACATCGCCCAGCTGCTTGCGCAGGCTTCCGGCGCTCCGCAACCCCCCGGCCCGGCCGTGCCGGTCACGGTGCTTTTCGGCTCCCAGACGGGCACTGCGGAAGGGTTGGCCAAGAAACTCGTCAAGACCCTGAAAAAAGGCAATTTCGAGCCGAACATCCAGGACATGGCCGCCTACGACAGGGACAACCTGGCCAAGGAGAAAAACCTCCTCGTAATCACCTCAACGTACGGAGACGGGGAGCCACCGGACTCCGCCCTCGGGTTCCACACATGGCTTATGAGCGAAGCTGCGCCGAGCCTCGCTGGCGTCAATTTCTCCGTGCTCTCCCTGGGCGACAGCTCCTATCCGGATTTCTGCCAGTGCGGGATCGAGTTCGACACCCGCCTGGAGGCTCTCGGCGCAAACCGCATCCTCGCCCGCGTCGATGTCGATGTCGATCCGGACGAGCCATACGCGGTCTGGTCCAAGGCTGTCATCGCCATCCTCGCACCCGATGCCGTTGCCGTTGCATCCAACGGTGTGGCCGCCGACGAGACCGAGGAGGGCGGCTATTCCAAGAAAAAACCTTTCCCTTCCCCCGTCCTGAAAAATTACAACCTCAACCGCCCGGGTGCGAAGCAGACGAACCATGTCGAGCTTTCCCTCGAGGGCTCCGGCCTCGGCTATGAGGTGGGTGATGCCCTAGGCGTTTTCCCGGAAAACCCGGAGAGCGTGGTCGATGAAATCATTGCGGCACTCCCGTTCCGCGCCGGCGACGTGCCAACCTCCACCGGCGAGGAAGTCCCTCTCCGCGAGGCGCTCATCCGCCACTACGACATCGGCAACATCAACAAGTCCCTGATCGGCAAATGGCAAAAACGTAGCGGCTCGCCCTTCCTGCGTGCCCTTGTCGAGGCGGACGACAAGGCGGCCTACGAAAGTTTCTGCTGGGGCCGGGATCTCATCGACCTCGTCATCGACCACCCGGCGGATTTCACAGACGGCGAGGATTTCGTCTCCGTCCTGAAAAAGCTCCAGCCGCGGCTTTATTCGATCGCCTCCAGCCCGAAGGCGCATCCGGGCGAGGTGCATCTCTGCGTCGGCATCGTCCGCTACAACAGCCATGGGCGGCAGCGCGGCGGGATCTGCTCCACCTATCTCTCGGACCGGCCTCAGGACAGTTCCAAGCCCGGGGTTTTCGTGCACCGCAACAATGCCTTCCGCCTCCCTGCCGATGGCGCTGTGCCCGTCATCATGGTCGGACCGGGGACCGGCATCGCACCCTTCCGGGCCTTCCTGGAGGAGCGCAAGGCCATCGGTGCGAAGGGCAGGAACTGGCTGTTTTTCGGAAACCCCCACAAGAGCAGCGATTTCCTCTACGAGGACGAGATGGAGGCCTACGCGAAGGACGGCACGCTCAGCCGCATGGACCTTGCATGGTCTCGCGACCAGGATACCAAGGTCTACGTCCAGGATCTCATGCTCAAGGAAGGTGCGGAGATCTGGAAATGGTTCCAGGAGGGCGCGGCCTTCTATGTATGCGGGGATGCCTCGCGCATGGCCAAGGATGTCGATGCGGCGCTGCTCACCATCGCAAGGGAACACGGGGAGCTCTCCGATGAGGATGCCGCCGCCTTCATCGCGCAGCTCAAGAAGGACAAGCGCTACCTCAGGGACGTGTACTAA
- the ppk1 gene encoding polyphosphate kinase 1, producing the protein MPEYNNRELSWLEFNQRVLEQAQRESLPLLERLKFLAISASNLDEFFQVRVGSLMLMRRSGRKTRDNSGHTPTRNLAAIRERVLKMNADQYDLLNHTLIPALAAKGIVLLSPSQLTDSQRAQTAIAFEDNISPLLTPLAVDENGTPPAVPALHIVLACRLVDPADKSTRHVLIPIHENLPRRIAVQTDDETNAFILIEDLVATHADRLFPGENITATTAFRVTRNGDIAVQEEDATDLADEMEDVLISRRFADTVRLEIRSDAPRDLSRMIRTVTSSGTQEIFAHAGPLGLASFMEMAFLPDYDHLRDEDWPAQSSPSITPGASMFETIAAGDVMLFHPYESFDPVIRLLEEAAADPDVIAIKQILYRTARQSRIIDALIKAAENGKHVTVLVELKARFDEARNLNRADELQRAGAQIVYGVKNLKTHAKICLVLRRESGHIRRYVHLGTGNYNETTSRLYTDISYLTCKAEYGNDASLLFNAVTGRSKLLRFQRLIPAPSAMKPRLLDLIAGEAERAKQGLPARIIAKTNSLQDPDIIAALYTASKAGVKIQLNVRGICCLVPGKPFSKNIEVVSVIDRFLEHARLFYFHQGGDPQVFIASADWMTRNLEKRVELMIPIEEKTIKRRLVRILETYFQDNQNAYRILPDGSSQKITPAKGEKPFRAQEHFYQQSRRAAKAREHERSMTFEPHVPQE; encoded by the coding sequence ATGCCCGAATACAACAACCGCGAACTCTCCTGGCTCGAATTCAACCAGCGCGTCCTCGAACAGGCGCAGCGCGAAAGCCTGCCCCTGTTAGAGCGCCTCAAGTTCCTCGCCATCTCCGCATCGAACCTCGACGAGTTTTTCCAGGTCCGCGTCGGATCGCTGATGCTGATGCGGCGCAGCGGCCGGAAAACCCGGGACAACTCCGGCCACACCCCGACGCGCAACCTCGCCGCGATCCGCGAGCGCGTGCTGAAAATGAACGCGGACCAATACGACCTTCTCAACCACACGCTCATCCCCGCCCTCGCCGCGAAGGGCATCGTGCTCCTCTCGCCCTCGCAGCTCACCGATTCCCAGCGCGCCCAGACGGCCATCGCCTTCGAGGACAACATCTCCCCGCTGCTCACGCCGCTGGCCGTGGATGAAAACGGCACCCCGCCCGCCGTCCCGGCGCTGCATATCGTGCTCGCCTGCCGCTTGGTCGATCCTGCGGACAAATCCACCCGCCACGTCCTCATCCCCATCCACGAAAACCTGCCGCGCCGCATCGCCGTCCAGACCGATGACGAAACCAACGCCTTCATCCTCATCGAGGATCTTGTCGCGACCCACGCGGACCGCCTTTTCCCAGGCGAGAACATCACCGCCACCACCGCCTTCCGCGTCACCCGCAACGGCGACATCGCCGTCCAGGAAGAGGATGCCACCGACCTCGCCGATGAAATGGAGGATGTCCTCATTTCCCGCCGTTTCGCAGATACGGTCCGCCTTGAGATCCGCTCGGACGCCCCCCGCGACCTCTCGCGCATGATCCGCACCGTCACCTCCTCCGGCACCCAGGAAATCTTCGCCCACGCCGGCCCGCTGGGGCTGGCCTCGTTCATGGAAATGGCCTTCCTGCCGGATTACGACCACCTCCGGGACGAGGATTGGCCCGCGCAGAGCTCGCCGTCCATCACCCCGGGTGCCTCCATGTTCGAGACCATCGCCGCCGGCGACGTGATGCTTTTCCATCCCTACGAATCCTTCGATCCCGTCATCCGTTTGCTGGAAGAGGCCGCCGCCGATCCGGATGTCATCGCCATCAAGCAGATCCTCTACCGCACCGCCCGCCAGTCGCGCATCATCGACGCCCTGATCAAGGCCGCGGAAAACGGCAAGCACGTCACCGTCCTCGTAGAGCTCAAGGCCCGCTTCGACGAGGCGCGCAACCTGAACCGCGCCGACGAGCTCCAGCGCGCCGGCGCCCAGATCGTCTACGGGGTGAAAAACCTCAAGACCCACGCGAAGATCTGCCTCGTCCTGCGCCGCGAGTCCGGCCATATCCGCCGCTACGTCCACCTCGGCACCGGGAACTACAACGAGACCACCTCCCGCCTCTACACGGACATCTCCTACCTCACCTGCAAGGCGGAGTACGGCAACGACGCATCGCTCCTGTTCAACGCCGTCACCGGCCGCTCAAAGCTCCTCCGCTTCCAGCGCCTCATCCCCGCGCCCTCCGCGATGAAGCCGCGCCTGTTGGACCTCATCGCCGGCGAGGCGGAGCGCGCCAAGCAGGGCCTTCCCGCCAGGATCATCGCGAAGACAAACTCTCTCCAGGATCCCGACATCATCGCCGCCCTCTACACCGCCTCCAAGGCCGGCGTGAAGATCCAGCTCAACGTCCGCGGGATCTGCTGCCTCGTCCCCGGAAAACCATTCTCCAAGAACATAGAGGTGGTCTCCGTCATCGATCGTTTCCTTGAGCACGCCCGCCTTTTCTACTTCCACCAGGGCGGCGACCCCCAGGTCTTCATCGCCTCCGCCGACTGGATGACGCGCAATCTCGAGAAGCGCGTCGAGCTGATGATCCCGATCGAGGAGAAAACCATCAAGCGCCGCCTGGTCCGCATCCTCGAGACCTACTTCCAGGACAACCAGAACGCATACCGCATCCTCCCCGATGGCAGCTCCCAGAAAATCACCCCCGCCAAAGGCGAAAAACCTTTCCGCGCCCAGGAGCACTTCTACCAGCAATCCCGCCGCGCCGCCAAAGCCCGCGAGCATGAGCGCTCGATGACCTTCGAGCCCCACGTGCCTCAGGAGTGA
- a CDS encoding HD domain-containing protein yields MVAARKKRNIIPADPATILTALHIGASSVSIIIAERDEKGNLSPIDFLEQPAPLAQDVFGGTVVSNATTERIVSIIRGYQQTLSELGLDPHNLTRAVATNVLHEAANHEAVLNRIRIACGLPVSMIDDGEMTRLIYLKTRRRIQHLPAMSQRTALVVHVGPGNTRALLFQEGLITRYTSYRMGTHRTREAVEASHAEGPSLLRVIREHASGNLGQLRFDFSDVTIDGMILIGYEIQSVASSLTKNNEACSLKQLRKFTSETAILSDLEAVKRFQLDYQTAEALVPALEINLAIAETLNLKEVHIPTSEYEQGLLHDLLASRELSGSFAAEVLRSARILAERYQSDPGHGEHVGKLCEHFLKNLQDLHKLTAHDALLLQVSAILHEVGTYVSPRAHHKHSEYIILNSEIFGLDRLDVTIVALVSRYHRHSGPRLDHPSYAALSVDDRIRVCKLAAILRVADALERTHAQRISKIEISRTADKLRIRLPGLEDAAIERLAMDSKADLFEQVFGLAVVIEEDI; encoded by the coding sequence ATGGTTGCCGCACGGAAGAAAAGGAACATCATCCCCGCAGATCCGGCCACCATCCTCACCGCCCTCCACATCGGCGCGAGTTCGGTGTCCATCATCATCGCCGAGCGAGACGAAAAGGGGAACCTCTCACCCATCGATTTCCTGGAGCAACCGGCGCCTCTCGCACAGGACGTATTCGGCGGGACCGTGGTCTCGAACGCCACCACCGAGCGCATCGTCTCCATCATCCGCGGCTACCAGCAAACGCTTTCCGAGCTCGGCCTCGACCCCCACAACCTCACCCGCGCCGTCGCCACCAACGTCCTCCACGAGGCGGCCAACCATGAGGCCGTCCTCAACCGCATCCGCATCGCCTGCGGCCTGCCGGTCTCCATGATCGACGACGGCGAGATGACCCGCCTGATCTACCTCAAGACCCGCCGCCGCATCCAGCACCTCCCGGCCATGAGCCAACGCACCGCGCTCGTGGTCCACGTCGGCCCCGGCAACACCCGCGCGCTGCTTTTCCAGGAAGGGCTCATCACCCGCTACACCAGCTACCGCATGGGCACCCACCGCACCCGCGAGGCCGTCGAGGCCTCCCACGCGGAGGGTCCCTCGTTGCTGCGCGTCATCCGCGAACACGCGTCCGGCAACCTCGGCCAGTTGCGTTTCGATTTCTCCGATGTCACCATCGACGGCATGATCCTCATCGGCTATGAGATCCAATCCGTTGCCTCGTCGCTCACGAAAAACAACGAGGCCTGCTCGTTGAAACAACTCAGGAAATTCACCTCGGAAACGGCGATCCTAAGCGACCTTGAGGCGGTGAAGCGCTTCCAGCTCGACTACCAGACGGCCGAGGCGCTTGTCCCCGCACTTGAGATCAACCTCGCCATCGCGGAAACACTGAACCTGAAGGAAGTCCACATCCCCACCTCGGAATACGAGCAAGGCCTGCTCCACGATCTCCTCGCCTCCCGGGAATTGAGCGGCTCGTTCGCAGCGGAAGTGCTGCGCTCCGCCCGCATCCTCGCCGAGCGCTACCAATCGGATCCCGGCCACGGCGAACACGTCGGGAAACTCTGCGAGCATTTCCTCAAGAACCTCCAGGATCTCCACAAGCTCACCGCCCACGATGCCCTGCTCCTGCAGGTCTCGGCCATCCTCCACGAGGTCGGCACCTACGTCAGCCCCCGCGCCCACCACAAGCACTCGGAATACATCATCCTGAACTCGGAGATCTTCGGTCTCGACCGGCTCGATGTCACCATCGTCGCGCTCGTCTCCCGCTACCACCGCCACTCCGGCCCCAGGCTCGACCACCCTTCCTACGCCGCGCTCTCCGTCGATGACCGCATCCGCGTCTGCAAGCTCGCGGCCATCCTCCGCGTTGCCGATGCCCTGGAGCGCACCCACGCCCAGCGCATTTCCAAGATCGAGATCTCCCGCACCGCCGACAAGCTCCGCATCCGTCTCCCCGGCCTGGAGGACGCCGCCATCGAGCGCCTCGCCATGGACTCCAAGGCCGATCTCTTCGAGCAGGTCTTCGGCCTCGCCGTGGTCATCGAGGAAGACATCTAG
- a CDS encoding polyphosphate kinase 2 family protein, giving the protein MPVRGALEKYLVEPGSKVDLGKIDSDERELFGKGGKEESYAAFDKLQDELQLLQKMLYAQNKHRILVVMQAMDTGGKDGCIKHVFSRIDPQGIHVRSFKKPSEEELAHDFLWRVHDKVPRNGQLVIFNRSHYEDIIAVKVKKLFPEKVWKQRFRHVVEFERMLAEEGTTIVKIYLHISKDEQKARLESRLENPDKHWKFNPDDLKDRALWCEFMETYEEIIGKTSTQHAPWYVVPANRKWYRNLVVARIMVDTLKKLKMDFPPISWDPSSMVVED; this is encoded by the coding sequence ATGCCAGTCAGAGGAGCCTTGGAAAAATATTTGGTCGAGCCCGGAAGCAAGGTCGATCTGGGCAAGATCGACTCGGACGAGCGGGAGCTGTTCGGGAAAGGCGGCAAGGAGGAGAGCTACGCAGCCTTCGACAAGCTGCAGGATGAGCTGCAGCTGCTCCAGAAAATGCTCTATGCGCAGAACAAGCACCGCATCCTGGTGGTCATGCAGGCGATGGACACCGGCGGCAAGGACGGCTGCATCAAGCACGTTTTCTCCCGCATCGATCCGCAGGGCATCCACGTGCGGTCTTTCAAGAAGCCGTCCGAGGAGGAGCTGGCGCACGATTTCCTGTGGCGTGTCCACGACAAGGTGCCGCGCAACGGGCAGCTGGTGATTTTCAACCGCAGCCACTACGAGGACATCATCGCGGTGAAGGTGAAGAAGCTTTTCCCGGAAAAGGTTTGGAAGCAGCGCTTCCGCCACGTCGTGGAATTCGAGCGGATGCTGGCCGAGGAGGGCACGACGATCGTGAAGATCTATCTCCACATCTCCAAGGACGAGCAGAAGGCCCGTCTCGAATCGCGCCTGGAGAACCCGGACAAGCACTGGAAATTCAACCCCGACGACCTCAAGGACCGCGCACTATGGTGCGAGTTCATGGAGACCTACGAGGAGATCATAGGCAAAACCTCCACGCAACATGCGCCTTGGTATGTCGTCCCGGCGAACCGGAAATGGTACCGGAACCTAGTCGTCGCAAGGATCATGGTCGACACGCTAAAGAAGCTGAAAATGGATTTCCCCCCGATAAGCTGGGATCCCTCAAGCATGGTCGTGGAGGACTGA
- a CDS encoding D-2-hydroxyacid dehydrogenase, with protein sequence MKTWIVTLALLSHAQAQVILLPEGIRGDYAAVAEANPSLSLVGYSDGKDALGKIAAAEGYIGSPNEALMNAGAKLRWVHIFSAGIDRYADLPKLRDDSVAITSLKIDQGPEIADHAFALLLGLTRNMAAFQRAQESGEWKRGAGGLPMTELRGKNMLVIGYGGIGVQVAERSHAFGMDVYAINPGDIPLTGTLRGSGKPDELDEFLAAADVVVSCVPETPQTIGMISAAQFAKMKPGAYLINVSRGKVVDTAALVKALDGKKIAGAGLDVTDPEPLPKDHPLWKMKNVIITPHVAGISEAKADRQKALISSNLERFSKGLPLKNAVSGRKGY encoded by the coding sequence ATGAAAACGTGGATCGTCACCCTGGCGCTGCTATCCCACGCCCAAGCTCAGGTGATCCTTTTGCCGGAGGGAATCAGGGGGGACTACGCCGCCGTGGCCGAGGCAAACCCCTCGCTCAGTCTCGTCGGCTATTCCGACGGGAAGGATGCCTTGGGAAAAATCGCCGCAGCTGAGGGTTACATCGGCTCGCCCAACGAGGCGCTGATGAATGCCGGCGCGAAGCTCAGGTGGGTGCACATCTTTTCCGCAGGGATAGACAGATATGCCGATCTCCCGAAGCTCAGGGACGACTCGGTTGCCATCACCAGCCTCAAGATCGACCAGGGGCCGGAGATCGCGGACCATGCCTTCGCGCTGCTGCTGGGGCTGACGCGGAACATGGCCGCCTTCCAACGGGCGCAGGAATCAGGGGAGTGGAAACGGGGCGCGGGCGGGCTGCCCATGACCGAGCTGCGCGGCAAGAACATGCTCGTCATCGGATACGGTGGGATCGGCGTGCAGGTGGCGGAGCGCAGCCACGCCTTCGGCATGGACGTGTATGCGATCAACCCGGGCGACATCCCGCTGACCGGCACCCTCAGGGGCAGCGGCAAGCCGGACGAGCTCGATGAATTCCTCGCCGCGGCAGATGTGGTCGTGAGCTGCGTGCCGGAGACCCCTCAGACAATAGGCATGATCTCTGCGGCTCAATTCGCGAAGATGAAGCCCGGCGCGTATCTCATCAACGTCTCGCGCGGCAAGGTCGTGGACACCGCCGCGCTGGTCAAAGCGCTGGATGGCAAAAAAATCGCCGGAGCCGGGCTGGATGTTACCGATCCCGAGCCACTCCCCAAGGATCATCCGCTCTGGAAGATGAAGAACGTGATCATCACACCGCACGTCGCCGGAATCTCGGAGGCAAAGGCGGATCGGCAGAAAGCCTTGATTTCCAGCAATCTGGAGCGTTTCTCGAAAGGGCTTCCACTGAAGAACGCGGTCTCCGGGCGGAAGGGATATTGA
- a CDS encoding Rrf2 family transcriptional regulator, with product MFGYGKMSGCAVAAVSALAEVHGQGLTLSSAEIAASRNFSQALVAKILTRLSQKGFVVGTRGPGGGYRLAMDPGKVTLHQIVEVFEGHRDTSGCPFGPGWCGTGDPCPLHDALVAMQKNMEAKLRKLTFKSFIAHPKGG from the coding sequence ATGTTCGGATACGGAAAAATGAGCGGTTGCGCCGTCGCAGCGGTAAGCGCACTTGCGGAAGTCCACGGGCAGGGGCTCACCCTGAGCTCCGCCGAGATCGCTGCCAGCCGCAATTTCTCCCAAGCCCTCGTCGCCAAGATCCTCACGCGGCTTTCCCAGAAGGGATTTGTGGTCGGCACCCGCGGCCCCGGGGGCGGCTACCGGCTCGCGATGGATCCGGGGAAAGTCACCCTCCACCAGATCGTGGAAGTTTTCGAAGGCCACCGTGACACCAGCGGTTGCCCCTTTGGCCCGGGCTGGTGCGGAACGGGCGATCCCTGTCCGCTCCATGACGCCCTCGTGGCCATGCAAAAGAATATGGAGGCCAAGCTCAGGAAGCTGACCTTCAAATCCTTCATCGCCCACCCGAAGGGCGGTTGA